The following are encoded in a window of Bos indicus isolate NIAB-ARS_2022 breed Sahiwal x Tharparkar chromosome 21, NIAB-ARS_B.indTharparkar_mat_pri_1.0, whole genome shotgun sequence genomic DNA:
- the SSTR1 gene encoding somatostatin receptor type 1 isoform X1 — protein sequence MGEGGRAVRLRLLRSQQRVLLSAVAVARQTQGALGTTSCIKRFAVGFLRAPEHSRPPRAACGVIRQKPLTQGCGPSSSSCSRLRVSFRDSSESEWAPVLGSRPKKGEGPHGERHRAYQTEPALCTGQLRVGLETARPGPSPGSCGEGGGSRGPGAGAADGMEEPGRNASQNGTLSEGQGSAILISFIYSVVCLVGLCGNSMVIYVILRYAKMKTATNIYILNLAIADELLMLSVPFLVTSTLLRHWPFGALLCRLVLSVDAVNMFTSIYCLTVLSVDRYVAVVHPIKAARYRRPTVAKVVNLGVWVLSLLVILPIVVFSRTAANSDGTVACNMLMPEPAQRWLVGFVLYTFLMGFLLPVGAICLCYVLIIAKMRMVALKAGWQQRKRSERKITLMVMMVVMVFVICWMPFYVVQLVNVFAEQDDATVSQLSVILGYANSCANPILYGFLSDNFKRSFQRILCLSWMDNAAEEPVDYYATALKSRAYSVEDFQPENLESGGVFRNGTCTSRITTL from the exons ATGGGGGAGGGCGGGAGAGCGGTTAGGCTCCGGCTCCTCCGCTCCCAGCAGCGCGTCCTCCTTTCGGCAGTCGCTGTTGCTCGGCAGACGCAGGGGGCTCTGGGCACTACCAGCTGTATTAAGAGATTCGCAGTGGGTTTTCTCCGGGCCCCGGAACACTCCCGCCCGCCAAGAGCTGCCTGCGGGGTTATAAGGCAGAAGCCCCTAACGCAAGGTTGCGGTCCTTCCTCCTCCTCGTGCTCGCGGCTTAGGGTCAGTTTCCGCGACTCTTCAGAGTCTGAGTGGGCGCCTGTGCTGGGGTCCCGCCCCAAGAAAGGAGAGGGACCGCACGGAGAACGTCACCGCGCTTACCAGACCGAACCGGCACTTTGCACGGGCCAGCTGCGCGTTGGTCTGGAGACAGCGCGCCCTGG CCCCAGCCCAGGCAGCTGCGGCGAAGGCGGCGGCAGCAGGGGCCCCGGGGCCGGCGCTGCAGACGGGATGGAAGAACCGGGGCGAAACGCGTCCCAGAACGGGACCTTGAGCGAGGGCCAGGGCAGCGCTATCCTCATCTCTTTCATCTACTCCGTGGTGTGCCTGGTGGGGCTCTGTGGGAACTCCATGGTCATCTACGTGATCCTGCGCTACGCCAAGATGAAGACGGCCACCAACATCTACATCCTCAACCTGGCCATCGCCGATGAGCTGCTCATGCTCAGCGTGCCCTTCCTGGTCACCTCCACATTGCTTCGCCACTGGCCCTTCGGCGCGCTACTCTGCCGCCTCGTGCTCAGCGTGGACGCAGTCAACATGTTCACCAGCATCTACTGTCTGACTGTGCTTAGCGTGGACCGCTACGTGGCCGTGGTGCACCCCATCAAGGCCGCACGCTACCGCCGGCCCACCGTGGCCAAGGTGGTGAATCTGGGCGTGTGGGTGCTGTCGCTGCTCGTCATTCTGCCCATCGTGGTCTTCTCGCGCACGGCGGCCAACAGCGACGGCACGGTGGCCTGCAACATGCTCATGCCCGAGCCCGCCCAGCGCTGGCTGGTGGGCTTCGTGTTGTACACTTTCCTCATGGGCTTCCTGCTGCCCGTCGGGGCCATCTGCTTGTGCTACGTGCTCATCATCGCCAAAATGCGCATGGTGGCCCTCAAGGCCGGCTGGCAGCAGCGCAAGCGCTCGGAGCGCAAGATCAccctgatggtgatgatggtggtgatggtgtttgTCATCTGCTGGATGCCTTTCTATGTGGTGCAGCTAGTCAACGTGTTCGCGGAGCAGGACGACGCCACGGTGAGCCAGCTGTCGGTCATCCTCGGTTACGCCAACAGCTGCGCCAACCCCATCCTCTACGGCTTCCTTTCAGACAACTTCAAGCGCTCTTTCCAGCGCATCCTTTGCCTCAGCTGGATGGACAACGCCGCCGAGGAGCCGGTCGACTACTATGCCACGGCCCTCAAGAGCCGCGCTTACAGCGTGGAGGACTTCCAGCCCGAGAACCTGGAGTCCGGCGGCGTCTTCCGTAATGGCACCTGCACGTCCAGGATCACGACCCTCTGA
- the SSTR1 gene encoding somatostatin receptor type 1 isoform X2 — MFPNGTASSPSSPSPSPGSCGEGGGSRGPGAGAADGMEEPGRNASQNGTLSEGQGSAILISFIYSVVCLVGLCGNSMVIYVILRYAKMKTATNIYILNLAIADELLMLSVPFLVTSTLLRHWPFGALLCRLVLSVDAVNMFTSIYCLTVLSVDRYVAVVHPIKAARYRRPTVAKVVNLGVWVLSLLVILPIVVFSRTAANSDGTVACNMLMPEPAQRWLVGFVLYTFLMGFLLPVGAICLCYVLIIAKMRMVALKAGWQQRKRSERKITLMVMMVVMVFVICWMPFYVVQLVNVFAEQDDATVSQLSVILGYANSCANPILYGFLSDNFKRSFQRILCLSWMDNAAEEPVDYYATALKSRAYSVEDFQPENLESGGVFRNGTCTSRITTL; from the coding sequence ATGTTCCCCAATGGCAccgcctcctctccctcctctcctagCCCCAGCCCAGGCAGCTGCGGCGAAGGCGGCGGCAGCAGGGGCCCCGGGGCCGGCGCTGCAGACGGGATGGAAGAACCGGGGCGAAACGCGTCCCAGAACGGGACCTTGAGCGAGGGCCAGGGCAGCGCTATCCTCATCTCTTTCATCTACTCCGTGGTGTGCCTGGTGGGGCTCTGTGGGAACTCCATGGTCATCTACGTGATCCTGCGCTACGCCAAGATGAAGACGGCCACCAACATCTACATCCTCAACCTGGCCATCGCCGATGAGCTGCTCATGCTCAGCGTGCCCTTCCTGGTCACCTCCACATTGCTTCGCCACTGGCCCTTCGGCGCGCTACTCTGCCGCCTCGTGCTCAGCGTGGACGCAGTCAACATGTTCACCAGCATCTACTGTCTGACTGTGCTTAGCGTGGACCGCTACGTGGCCGTGGTGCACCCCATCAAGGCCGCACGCTACCGCCGGCCCACCGTGGCCAAGGTGGTGAATCTGGGCGTGTGGGTGCTGTCGCTGCTCGTCATTCTGCCCATCGTGGTCTTCTCGCGCACGGCGGCCAACAGCGACGGCACGGTGGCCTGCAACATGCTCATGCCCGAGCCCGCCCAGCGCTGGCTGGTGGGCTTCGTGTTGTACACTTTCCTCATGGGCTTCCTGCTGCCCGTCGGGGCCATCTGCTTGTGCTACGTGCTCATCATCGCCAAAATGCGCATGGTGGCCCTCAAGGCCGGCTGGCAGCAGCGCAAGCGCTCGGAGCGCAAGATCAccctgatggtgatgatggtggtgatggtgtttgTCATCTGCTGGATGCCTTTCTATGTGGTGCAGCTAGTCAACGTGTTCGCGGAGCAGGACGACGCCACGGTGAGCCAGCTGTCGGTCATCCTCGGTTACGCCAACAGCTGCGCCAACCCCATCCTCTACGGCTTCCTTTCAGACAACTTCAAGCGCTCTTTCCAGCGCATCCTTTGCCTCAGCTGGATGGACAACGCCGCCGAGGAGCCGGTCGACTACTATGCCACGGCCCTCAAGAGCCGCGCTTACAGCGTGGAGGACTTCCAGCCCGAGAACCTGGAGTCCGGCGGCGTCTTCCGTAATGGCACCTGCACGTCCAGGATCACGACCCTCTGA